The proteins below come from a single Portunus trituberculatus isolate SZX2019 chromosome 2, ASM1759143v1, whole genome shotgun sequence genomic window:
- the LOC123504413 gene encoding regucalcin-like isoform X2: MTYLDEKEVPAGHEDSSLYRCDHNLQVTLWKDKVTISNGLAWSLDHKFLYHVDSTPGLIYVFDYNLEEGTAVNPRVLFSFKENGLGDQSPDGMTIDADGNLWIACFGGGQVICVNPVTRKIVKKVSVPSPHVTSACFGGPDLATLFITTGTLRLSEEEKTQYPEAGSTYAVTGLGVKGLPANVFKCDVGKLKEVMNQ; the protein is encoded by the exons ATGACCTACCTGGACGAGAAGGAGGTACCAGCGGGTCACGAGGACTCCTCTCTGTACAGGTGTGACCACAATCTGCAAGTCACACTCTGGAAAGACAAG gtGACAATATCCAACGGGCTGGCATGGAGTTTGGACCACAAGTTTCTGTACCACGTAGACTCCACACCGGGACTCATTTACGTGTTTGATTACAACCTGGAGGAGGGTACGGCag TAAACCCCCGTGTTCTCTTCAGCTTCAAAGAGAACGGACTAGGGGATCAGTCACCAGATGGCATGACAATCGACGCTGATGGTAACTTGTGGATTGCTTGCTTTGGTGGCGGACAG GTTATCTGCGTAAACCCTGTCACTCGCAAGATAGTCAAGAAAGTATCCGTCCCTTCACCACACGTCACATCTGCCTGCTTCGGGGGACCAGACTTGGCTACTCTGTTCATCACAACTGGGACACTGAGActgagtgaagaggagaaaacgcAGTACCCAGAGGCGGGGTCCACGTATGCCGTGACTGGGCTGGGCGTGAAGGGACTCCCAGCTAACGTCTTCAAGTGCGATGTAGGCAAACTGAAGGAGGTGATGAACCAGTGA